In a single window of the Streptomyces sp. 846.5 genome:
- a CDS encoding RNA ligase family protein, giving the protein MVLARTLVELPLIRPMLATASTRLPADPEEWAVEVKWDGVRITAYLGGGAGLRLFTRNANQATERYPEAAELLELLPAGTDAVFDGEIIATGPDGRPSFGRLQERMSLRRPAAIRTGARTFPVTLVLFDVLWLDGRSLVETAYRGRREVLESLPLAGHRVVVPPTWPGSEADAALEWTAQQGLEGVVVKRLASTYQPGVRSEDWVKLKHTKSLDITIGGWIPVGTTVKALLVGVRDGADLRYVGRVGAGFSDAEGKALAGLLGSLGADRSPFTAGPALPRTEPVRFVRPDLTGEVDYLDVTDAGVLGHPVWRGLRGPHGD; this is encoded by the coding sequence GTGGTGCTGGCCCGTACGCTCGTGGAACTGCCGCTGATCCGGCCGATGCTCGCCACCGCGAGCACACGGCTTCCCGCCGACCCGGAGGAATGGGCGGTGGAGGTGAAGTGGGACGGCGTGCGGATCACCGCCTACCTCGGCGGCGGCGCGGGGCTGCGGCTGTTCACCCGCAACGCCAACCAGGCCACCGAGCGGTACCCCGAGGCCGCCGAGCTGCTGGAGCTGCTGCCGGCCGGGACCGACGCGGTCTTCGACGGCGAGATCATCGCCACCGGCCCCGACGGCCGCCCCTCCTTCGGCCGCCTGCAGGAACGGATGTCGCTGCGCCGCCCCGCGGCGATCCGCACCGGCGCGCGGACCTTCCCGGTTACGCTGGTGCTGTTCGACGTGCTCTGGCTGGACGGGCGCTCCCTGGTGGAGACCGCCTACCGCGGCCGGCGCGAGGTGCTGGAGTCGCTGCCGCTGGCCGGGCACCGCGTCGTCGTCCCGCCGACCTGGCCCGGCAGCGAGGCCGACGCGGCGCTGGAGTGGACCGCGCAGCAGGGCCTGGAGGGCGTGGTCGTCAAACGCCTGGCCTCGACCTACCAGCCCGGCGTCCGCTCCGAGGACTGGGTGAAGCTCAAGCACACCAAGTCCCTGGACATCACCATCGGCGGCTGGATCCCGGTCGGCACCACGGTCAAGGCGCTGCTGGTCGGCGTCCGGGACGGCGCCGACCTGCGCTACGTCGGCCGGGTGGGCGCCGGGTTCTCCGACGCCGAGGGCAAGGCCCTGGCCGGGCTGCTCGGCAGCCTCGGCGCCGACCGCTCCCCCTTCACCGCCGGCCCCGCCCTCCCACGAACCGAACCGGTCCGCTTCGTACGCCCCGACCTCACCGGCGAGGTCGACTACCTCGACGTCACCGACGCCGGAGTCCTCGGCCACCCGGTCTGGCGCGGCCTCCGCGGCCCCCACGGCGACTGA
- a CDS encoding dihydrofolate reductase family protein, with the protein MRKIIVCTFLTLDGVMQAPGGPDEDAGSGFQHGGWQKPVSDDEVGTAILGWYEHSDAMLLGRRTYDIFASYWPTADPGNPFTERMNGMHKYVASRTLASVEWQNSTLLEGDTVDAVRRLKASDGGDINVVGSGDLAQTLMHHGLVDEYRLTIHPVIIGTGKRLFADGAIPTALEPVSVSTTKSGTVVGVYRSNGKPGYDSY; encoded by the coding sequence GTGCGCAAGATCATCGTTTGCACGTTCCTGACCCTCGACGGCGTCATGCAGGCCCCGGGCGGCCCGGACGAGGACGCCGGGAGCGGGTTCCAGCACGGCGGCTGGCAGAAACCGGTGTCCGACGACGAGGTCGGCACGGCCATCCTCGGTTGGTACGAGCACTCCGACGCCATGCTGCTCGGCCGCAGGACGTACGACATCTTCGCGTCCTACTGGCCGACCGCCGATCCCGGCAACCCGTTCACCGAGCGGATGAACGGCATGCACAAGTACGTGGCGTCGCGGACCCTGGCGTCCGTCGAGTGGCAGAACTCCACGCTGCTGGAGGGCGACACCGTCGATGCGGTCCGCAGGCTGAAGGCGTCCGACGGCGGCGACATCAACGTCGTCGGCAGCGGCGACCTGGCCCAGACCCTCATGCACCACGGACTGGTCGACGAGTACCGGCTGACCATCCACCCGGTGATCATCGGCACCGGCAAGCGGCTGTTCGCCGACGGAGCGATCCCCACCGCACTGGAGCCGGTCAGCGTCTCGACGACGAAGAGCGGCACCGTCGTCGGCGTCTACCGGTCGAACGGCAAGCCCGGCTACGACAGTTACTAG
- a CDS encoding helix-turn-helix transcriptional regulator, producing MVRTPLTPEERQRGERFGALLRQARGDRSMVDVAAAAGLSAETLRKIETGRAPTPAFFTVAALAWALNLSLDDLAAACAMDAAAEGPALSA from the coding sequence ATGGTGCGAACTCCCTTGACCCCCGAAGAACGGCAACGCGGCGAGCGCTTCGGCGCGCTGCTCCGTCAGGCCCGCGGCGACCGCAGCATGGTGGACGTGGCGGCGGCGGCCGGACTCTCCGCCGAGACCCTGCGAAAGATCGAGACGGGCCGGGCCCCGACCCCCGCCTTCTTCACCGTGGCGGCCCTCGCCTGGGCGCTGAACCTGTCCCTGGACGACCTGGCCGCCGCCTGCGCCATGGACGCCGCCGCCGAGGGCCCGGCCCTGTCGGCCTGA
- the map gene encoding type I methionyl aminopeptidase, whose product MVEIKTDTALETMREAGRVVANTLAAVRGTAAVGVRLRELDEAARAVLAAAGARSPFLGYRPPFAPTPFPAVICTSVNDAVDHGIPDDYRLRDGDLVSIDCGAELDGWTGDAAVSFTVGTPRPADLELIAATQQALDAGIAAATVGHRIGDISHAISTVARRARCGMPTDFGGHGIGRRMHEDPHVPNHGRPGRGYPLRHGLTIAIEPMLMAGGRNAHRTDPDGWTLRTVDGSRAAHIEHTIAVTEDGPRILTLP is encoded by the coding sequence ATGGTGGAGATCAAGACCGACACGGCGCTGGAGACCATGCGCGAAGCCGGACGCGTCGTGGCCAACACGCTCGCGGCCGTACGCGGGACGGCAGCCGTGGGCGTCCGTCTGCGCGAGCTCGACGAGGCCGCCCGCGCCGTGCTGGCCGCAGCCGGGGCGCGCTCGCCGTTCCTGGGCTACCGGCCGCCCTTCGCCCCCACCCCCTTCCCCGCCGTGATCTGCACCTCCGTCAACGACGCCGTCGACCACGGCATCCCGGACGACTACCGGCTCCGTGACGGCGACCTGGTCAGCATCGACTGCGGGGCCGAACTCGACGGCTGGACCGGCGACGCCGCCGTCAGCTTCACCGTCGGCACGCCGCGCCCCGCCGACCTGGAACTCATCGCGGCCACCCAGCAGGCCCTGGACGCAGGCATCGCCGCGGCCACCGTCGGCCACCGCATCGGCGACATCTCCCACGCCATCAGCACCGTCGCCCGCAGGGCGCGCTGCGGCATGCCGACCGACTTCGGCGGCCACGGCATCGGCCGCCGGATGCACGAGGACCCGCACGTCCCCAACCACGGACGCCCCGGCCGCGGCTACCCGCTGCGCCACGGCCTCACCATCGCCATCGAACCCATGCTCATGGCCGGCGGACGCAACGCCCACCGCACCGACCCCGACGGCTGGACCCTGCGCACCGTCGACGGCAGCCGGGCCGCCCACATCGAGCACACCATCGCCGTCACCGAGGACGGCCCCCGCATCCTCACCCTGCCCTGA
- a CDS encoding TetR/AcrR family transcriptional regulator produces the protein MARAGLTAERLIEAGAELADEVGFDQATLSALARRFDVKVASLYSHLKNSQDLRTGIALLALEELADRAADALAGRAGKDALTALANTYRDYAREHPGRYAAAQFRLDPQAAATGAGPRHSQLTRAVLRGYALAEPDQTHAVRLLGSVIHGYVALEAAGGFSHSAPDSQESWSRALDAMDSLLRNWPAS, from the coding sequence ATGGCACGTGCAGGGCTGACTGCGGAGCGTCTCATCGAGGCGGGGGCGGAGCTGGCCGACGAGGTCGGCTTCGACCAGGCCACCCTCTCGGCACTGGCCAGGCGGTTCGACGTCAAGGTCGCCAGTCTGTACTCGCACCTGAAGAACTCCCAGGACCTCAGGACCGGGATCGCCCTGCTCGCCCTGGAGGAACTCGCCGACCGGGCCGCCGACGCCCTGGCCGGCCGGGCCGGCAAGGACGCCCTGACCGCCCTCGCGAACACCTACCGCGACTACGCCCGCGAGCACCCCGGCCGCTACGCCGCAGCCCAGTTCAGGCTCGACCCGCAGGCGGCCGCCACCGGCGCCGGTCCCCGGCACTCCCAGCTGACCCGGGCGGTGCTGCGCGGCTACGCCCTGGCCGAGCCCGACCAGACCCACGCCGTACGGCTGCTGGGCAGCGTCATCCACGGCTATGTGGCCCTGGAGGCGGCGGGCGGGTTCAGCCACAGCGCCCCGGACAGCCAGGAGAGCTGGTCGCGGGCCCTGGACGCGATGGACTCCCTGCTGCGGAACTGGCCCGCGTCCTGA
- a CDS encoding substrate-binding domain-containing protein, whose translation MARPRAKHVTVRAIAAEAGVSIATVSRVINGHVTVAPETQDLVRRAMERLQPAPAAARPGAVYVRCPYVLTDYFGVIVTSIADTLALHGRDLVLGAGESAQSAHVLTALPRNPAIAGAVLILPPEPDQELQELRAAGFPFVVVDPRTALPGEIASVSAANAAGARSVTAHLTALGHRRIGVIGGPTQWLAGEARLLGHTSAMAEAGTLTKPDLLRSVEPTTENGYRAARELLALADRPTALIAFNDKVAVGILRAAHEQGLRVPQDLSVTGFDDSDLSRSTQPTLTTVRQPLEEMGRIAVSLLTRHLDGHTVETLHMELATQLVVRDSTGPVPAPAQ comes from the coding sequence ATGGCTAGACCCCGGGCGAAGCACGTCACGGTGCGGGCCATCGCGGCGGAGGCCGGGGTGTCCATCGCCACCGTCTCGCGCGTGATCAACGGGCATGTGACGGTCGCCCCCGAGACGCAGGACCTGGTCCGCCGCGCCATGGAACGGCTGCAGCCGGCGCCCGCCGCCGCGCGTCCCGGCGCGGTGTACGTGCGCTGTCCCTATGTGCTGACGGACTACTTCGGCGTCATCGTCACCTCGATCGCGGACACCCTGGCCCTGCACGGGCGGGACCTGGTCCTCGGCGCGGGCGAGTCCGCCCAGAGCGCCCATGTGCTGACCGCGCTGCCGCGCAATCCCGCGATCGCGGGCGCCGTGCTGATCCTGCCGCCCGAGCCGGACCAGGAGTTGCAGGAGCTGCGGGCCGCGGGCTTCCCCTTCGTGGTCGTCGATCCGCGCACCGCCCTGCCGGGCGAGATCGCCTCCGTCTCGGCTGCCAACGCCGCCGGGGCCCGGAGCGTCACCGCCCATCTGACCGCGTTGGGCCATCGGCGGATCGGCGTCATCGGCGGCCCCACCCAGTGGCTGGCCGGCGAGGCGCGGCTGCTCGGCCACACCTCCGCGATGGCCGAGGCCGGCACGCTGACCAAGCCCGACCTGCTGCGCAGCGTGGAGCCCACCACGGAGAACGGCTACCGGGCGGCCCGGGAGCTGCTCGCCCTGGCGGACCGTCCCACCGCGCTGATCGCCTTCAACGACAAGGTCGCCGTCGGCATCCTGCGCGCCGCCCACGAGCAGGGCCTGCGCGTACCGCAGGACCTGTCGGTCACCGGCTTCGACGACAGCGACCTGAGCCGGAGCACCCAGCCCACGCTGACGACGGTGCGTCAGCCCCTGGAGGAGATGGGCCGCATCGCCGTCTCGCTGCTGACCCGGCACCTGGACGGCCACACCGTCGAGACCCTCCACATGGAGCTGGCCACGCAGCTCGTGGTCCGCGACTCGACCGGCCCGGTCCCGGCCCCGGCGCAGTGA
- a CDS encoding NAD(+)/NADH kinase, whose protein sequence is MGLISSVGLVLHPERTPTQLVDTIVRWSRGRNTKVLGLAEEVARIGCEAVPVQAEEMNASADLVVSLGGDGTMLRAMRLAVGGRAPVLGVNVGRLGFLAEIDMPELPAALDAIDQHRFTVEGRSGVQVRFGSGQETALNDIVLIRSPGQRSAAVAVRVQDQPFVHYSADAIVVATPTGSTAYSFSAGGPIVSPNAEGLLVTPVAPHSAFNRSLFLSSGERLALEILPNSGDLAIEADGRLVGKVRPGDIVEVTMLPAAARIVRLGQTTFYQRAQRKLQLSGSAEPT, encoded by the coding sequence ATGGGACTGATCAGTTCAGTGGGGCTGGTGCTCCACCCCGAGCGCACCCCTACGCAGCTCGTGGACACCATCGTCCGCTGGAGCCGGGGCCGGAACACGAAGGTGCTGGGGCTGGCGGAGGAGGTCGCCCGGATCGGCTGCGAGGCCGTACCGGTCCAGGCCGAGGAGATGAACGCCTCCGCCGACCTGGTGGTCAGCCTGGGCGGGGACGGCACCATGCTGCGGGCGATGCGCCTGGCGGTGGGAGGCCGCGCCCCCGTCCTCGGGGTCAACGTCGGACGTCTGGGCTTCCTCGCCGAGATCGACATGCCGGAGCTCCCGGCCGCGCTCGACGCCATCGACCAGCACCGTTTCACCGTGGAGGGGCGCTCGGGCGTCCAGGTCCGCTTCGGATCCGGCCAGGAGACGGCGCTCAACGACATCGTCCTGATCCGCTCCCCCGGGCAGCGCTCCGCCGCGGTCGCGGTGCGGGTCCAGGACCAGCCCTTCGTGCACTACAGCGCCGACGCGATCGTCGTCGCCACCCCCACCGGCTCCACCGCGTACAGCTTCTCCGCCGGCGGACCGATCGTGTCCCCCAACGCCGAGGGACTGCTGGTCACCCCGGTGGCGCCGCACTCGGCGTTCAACCGCTCCCTCTTCCTCTCCAGCGGGGAGCGGCTCGCCCTGGAGATCCTGCCCAACAGCGGCGACCTCGCCATCGAGGCCGACGGCCGCCTGGTCGGAAAGGTCCGCCCGGGAGACATCGTCGAGGTGACCATGCTCCCCGCCGCAGCACGCATCGTGCGCCTCGGCCAGACCACCTTCTACCAGCGCGCCCAACGCAAACTGCAACTCTCCGGCTCCGCAGAGCCCACCTGA
- a CDS encoding LacI family DNA-binding transcriptional regulator, whose translation MTLNDVAAASGVSRATVSFVLNDDPRQTISAATRGRVREAAKELGYVPHGIARALREGTSRVVVLNLDRELEGNYSHSYVQGLDDELAAHDHVLLVRYGHSAAEATQQVLDAIVPRAVIRFGAAYLTGHALDDVGAGWNDGLAAHAALQIQYLADAGHRRIALALPDTDSPLIDVRRNFVRESAEKLGLEPLLPLVVPLSRPQGRAAVEAFLEAHGEVTAVAAFDDRVALSTLAALRDLGVEVPGRIAVIGFDDTEYGSLVTPALTTVRIDAEAHGRRAARAALGLDDAGLPSSPARVIVRESA comes from the coding sequence GTGACGTTGAACGACGTCGCAGCGGCGAGCGGCGTCTCACGTGCCACGGTCAGCTTCGTGCTCAACGACGATCCGCGGCAGACCATCTCGGCGGCCACCCGCGGCCGGGTCCGGGAGGCGGCGAAGGAGCTCGGCTATGTGCCGCACGGCATCGCCCGCGCCCTGCGCGAGGGGACGTCGCGGGTGGTGGTGCTCAACCTGGACCGCGAGCTGGAGGGCAACTACTCGCACAGCTATGTGCAGGGGCTCGACGACGAGTTGGCGGCGCACGACCACGTCCTGCTGGTCCGCTACGGGCACTCGGCGGCCGAGGCCACCCAGCAGGTCCTGGACGCGATCGTCCCGCGCGCGGTGATCAGGTTCGGTGCTGCCTATCTGACCGGCCATGCCCTGGACGACGTGGGCGCCGGCTGGAACGACGGCCTGGCCGCGCACGCGGCGCTGCAGATCCAGTACCTCGCCGACGCCGGGCACCGGCGGATCGCCCTCGCCCTGCCGGACACCGACTCCCCGCTGATCGACGTGCGCCGGAACTTCGTCCGCGAGTCCGCCGAGAAGCTCGGGTTGGAGCCGTTGCTCCCCCTGGTCGTCCCCCTGTCCCGGCCGCAGGGCCGGGCCGCGGTCGAGGCGTTCCTGGAAGCCCACGGCGAGGTGACGGCAGTCGCGGCCTTCGACGACCGGGTGGCCCTGAGCACCCTCGCCGCGCTCAGGGACCTGGGGGTCGAGGTGCCGGGCCGGATCGCGGTGATCGGTTTCGACGACACCGAGTACGGCAGCCTCGTCACGCCCGCGCTGACCACCGTCCGCATCGACGCCGAGGCACACGGCCGCAGGGCCGCGCGCGCGGCGCTCGGCCTGGACGACGCGGGCCTGCCCTCGAGCCCGGCCCGGGTGATCGTGCGCGAGTCGGCCTGA
- a CDS encoding YciI family protein: MKYLMLVCTDPDFTPGQDDGAPDVEDWVAEMDGKGIRLMGNRTRPADDATTVRVRNREVLLTDGPYAETKDQIAGFDILDCADLDEAIEVASKHPMAWHGMIELRPFWPDDED; this comes from the coding sequence ATGAAGTACCTGATGCTGGTCTGCACCGACCCCGACTTCACGCCCGGCCAGGACGACGGCGCGCCGGACGTCGAGGACTGGGTCGCCGAGATGGACGGCAAGGGGATCCGCCTCATGGGCAACCGCACCCGCCCGGCCGACGACGCCACCACCGTGCGGGTCCGCAACCGGGAGGTGCTGCTGACCGACGGTCCGTACGCCGAGACCAAGGACCAGATCGCCGGCTTCGACATCCTGGACTGCGCCGATCTCGACGAGGCCATCGAGGTAGCGTCCAAGCACCCGATGGCCTGGCACGGGATGATCGAGCTGCGTCCGTTCTGGCCCGACGACGAGGACTAG
- a CDS encoding RNA polymerase sigma factor codes for MAAQVEDRIAGIYADGWSRIVATMIRFTGGDWDLAEECAQDAFARALTKWPETGVPDQPLAWLTTTARNRAIDRIRRASTEAAKLREAAAMQPDPQPDPQPYTSDQEIPDERLELIFTCCHPSLNLDAQVALTLRSLTGMSTAEIARAFLLPERTMGQRLFRAKQKIAHAGIPFRVPPGHLLPERLPAVLHVLYLLFNEGYGDPRRSRLGQEAVRLARVLTALMPDEPEAQGMLALMLLHDARQSSRIDADGELVTLAEQDRSRWDRARIAEGSAILERALRRRRAGPFQIQAAIAACHATAPVAEDTDWPQIVGLYTELAAVAPSVVVDLNRAVAVSMADGPQEALPLVEAIAETGRLDGYHLLHATRADLLRRLGRTAEADASYRAALDLAPTDAERRFLRRRLQSL; via the coding sequence ATGGCAGCGCAGGTGGAGGACCGGATCGCCGGGATCTACGCCGACGGCTGGAGCCGGATCGTGGCCACCATGATCCGGTTCACCGGCGGTGACTGGGACCTGGCCGAGGAGTGCGCGCAGGACGCCTTCGCGCGGGCCCTGACGAAATGGCCGGAGACCGGCGTACCGGACCAGCCGCTGGCCTGGCTCACCACCACCGCGCGCAACCGCGCGATCGACCGGATCCGCCGGGCGTCGACGGAGGCGGCGAAACTACGGGAGGCCGCCGCGATGCAACCCGATCCGCAACCCGATCCGCAGCCGTACACGAGCGACCAGGAGATCCCGGACGAGCGCCTGGAACTCATCTTCACCTGCTGCCATCCCTCGCTGAACCTGGACGCCCAGGTTGCGCTGACGCTGCGGAGCCTGACCGGGATGAGCACCGCCGAGATCGCGCGTGCCTTCCTGCTGCCGGAACGCACCATGGGCCAGCGGCTGTTCCGGGCCAAGCAGAAGATCGCGCATGCGGGCATCCCGTTCCGGGTGCCGCCCGGGCACCTGCTGCCCGAGCGCCTGCCCGCCGTGCTCCATGTGCTCTACCTGCTGTTCAACGAGGGCTACGGGGACCCCCGGAGGAGTCGGCTGGGCCAGGAGGCGGTCCGGCTCGCCCGGGTGCTGACGGCGTTGATGCCCGACGAGCCCGAGGCGCAGGGCATGCTCGCGCTGATGCTGCTGCACGACGCCCGGCAGTCGTCCCGGATCGACGCCGACGGCGAACTGGTCACCCTGGCCGAGCAGGACCGCTCGCGGTGGGACCGGGCCCGGATCGCCGAGGGCAGCGCGATCCTGGAACGGGCGCTGCGGCGGCGCCGGGCCGGGCCGTTCCAGATCCAGGCCGCCATCGCCGCCTGCCATGCCACCGCACCGGTCGCGGAGGACACCGACTGGCCGCAGATCGTCGGGCTGTACACGGAACTGGCGGCCGTGGCGCCGAGCGTCGTCGTGGATCTCAACCGCGCCGTCGCCGTCAGCATGGCCGACGGTCCGCAGGAGGCGCTGCCGCTGGTCGAGGCGATCGCGGAGACCGGGCGGCTGGACGGCTACCACCTGCTGCACGCGACCCGCGCCGACCTGCTGCGCCGGCTCGGGCGCACGGCGGAGGCCGACGCGAGCTACCGCGCGGCCCTCGACCTCGCCCCCACCGACGCCGAACGGCGCTTCCTCCGGCGCCGGCTGCAGTCGCTCTGA
- a CDS encoding transglycosylase domain-containing protein, with the protein MAAKRSHGVIRRFGLGAAMIGASVLAGTLVAGLALPAVGAIGFGAKSAVTDFNKLSSAFTEPTLSQASTIYDANGGVIAKVYARDRIVVPFSQIAPVMRQALVDIEDNRFYQHGAIDLKGTLRALTKNASSGASQGGSTLTQQLVKNMNVELAGNDPTKVREAQAQTIGRKIAELKVAIKLEETLSKDQIITDYLNIAFFGEQAYGVEAAAERYFSVHASQLTIPQAALLAGLVQSPSGYDPLADPQAALVRRNVVLDAMAKYGSITPAQARAYQSKPLRLKVSRPQEGCITAQNGEQFFCDYVEHVFLSNPAFGATATARQALWDRGGLSIRTTIDPKAQSALQKSVTSHVNAGDKAATAMTMVQPGTGAIVAMGQSRPYGNGTSPAVTTLNYNVDRSMGGGGGFPTGSTVKPITAAAALEQGIGMDRSYPSPYQQPYPAMTDCQGRPLRESNNPPNQNDSTSLVGPFTMPEAMAKSVNTYFVPLEADAGLCNVVQMMAKLGITTQATYSPGTQHLAPIAQVQSLTLGTNSLTPLEMANVYATFAARGVYCSPTAIASVTDVNHKSLAVPSANCHSVMQQSTADAITTMLKGVVEDGTGAADGFTDGRPSAGKTGTTDSHKQVWFVGFTPQLSGATVVSDTGNSISSLEDGQSIGGTSYGQGQVFGSTVAGPIWHDAMGAALNGVPFGYFNTVPLPSGSSTNGP; encoded by the coding sequence ATGGCAGCGAAGCGTTCGCACGGTGTCATCCGCAGGTTCGGTCTGGGCGCGGCGATGATCGGCGCCAGTGTGCTCGCGGGCACGCTCGTCGCCGGTCTGGCGCTGCCTGCGGTCGGGGCGATCGGCTTCGGGGCGAAGTCGGCGGTGACCGACTTCAACAAGCTCTCGTCGGCCTTCACCGAGCCGACGCTGTCGCAGGCGTCGACCATCTACGACGCCAACGGCGGGGTGATCGCCAAGGTCTACGCCCGGGACCGGATCGTGGTCCCGTTCAGCCAGATCGCGCCGGTGATGCGGCAGGCCCTGGTCGACATCGAGGACAACCGCTTCTACCAGCACGGCGCGATCGACCTCAAGGGGACTCTGCGCGCGCTCACCAAGAACGCCTCCTCCGGCGCCTCCCAGGGCGGGTCGACGCTGACCCAGCAGCTGGTGAAGAACATGAACGTCGAGCTGGCCGGCAACGACCCGACCAAGGTCCGCGAGGCCCAGGCGCAGACCATCGGGCGCAAGATCGCCGAACTGAAGGTCGCCATCAAGCTGGAGGAGACCCTCAGCAAGGACCAGATCATCACCGACTACCTCAACATCGCCTTCTTCGGTGAGCAGGCCTACGGCGTCGAGGCCGCCGCCGAGCGCTACTTCAGCGTCCACGCCTCCCAGCTGACGATTCCTCAGGCAGCGCTGCTGGCCGGGCTGGTGCAGTCCCCCAGTGGATACGACCCGCTCGCCGACCCGCAGGCCGCCCTGGTCCGCCGCAACGTGGTGCTGGACGCGATGGCGAAGTACGGCTCCATCACCCCGGCCCAGGCCAGGGCCTACCAGTCCAAGCCGCTGCGGCTGAAGGTGAGCCGCCCCCAGGAGGGCTGCATCACCGCCCAGAACGGCGAGCAGTTCTTTTGCGACTACGTCGAACACGTCTTCCTGAGTAACCCCGCCTTCGGCGCGACCGCAACCGCGCGCCAGGCGCTGTGGGACCGCGGCGGCCTGAGCATCCGCACCACGATCGACCCCAAGGCCCAGAGCGCGCTGCAGAAGTCGGTCACCTCGCACGTGAACGCCGGTGACAAGGCCGCGACCGCGATGACCATGGTCCAGCCGGGCACCGGCGCCATCGTCGCCATGGGCCAGAGCCGTCCGTACGGCAACGGCACGAGTCCCGCGGTCACCACCCTCAACTACAACGTCGACCGCTCCATGGGCGGAGGGGGCGGCTTCCCGACCGGATCGACCGTCAAGCCGATCACCGCGGCCGCCGCGCTGGAGCAGGGCATCGGCATGGACCGGAGCTACCCCTCCCCCTACCAGCAGCCCTACCCGGCCATGACGGACTGTCAGGGAAGACCGCTGCGGGAGTCGAACAACCCGCCGAACCAGAACGACTCCACCTCCCTGGTCGGCCCGTTCACCATGCCCGAGGCGATGGCCAAGTCGGTGAACACCTACTTCGTACCGCTGGAGGCGGACGCCGGGCTCTGCAACGTCGTGCAGATGATGGCCAAGCTGGGCATCACCACCCAGGCCACCTACTCCCCCGGCACGCAGCACCTGGCTCCCATCGCGCAGGTGCAGTCGCTGACGCTGGGCACCAACAGCCTCACCCCGCTGGAGATGGCCAACGTCTACGCCACCTTCGCCGCCCGCGGCGTCTACTGCTCGCCCACCGCGATCGCCTCGGTCACCGACGTGAACCACAAGAGCCTGGCGGTCCCCTCCGCCAACTGCCACTCGGTGATGCAGCAGAGCACCGCCGACGCCATCACCACCATGCTCAAGGGCGTGGTCGAGGACGGCACCGGCGCGGCCGACGGCTTCACCGACGGCCGCCCCAGCGCCGGCAAGACCGGCACCACCGACTCCCACAAGCAGGTCTGGTTCGTCGGCTTCACCCCGCAGCTCTCCGGTGCCACGGTGGTCAGCGACACCGGCAACAGCATCAGCAGCCTGGAGGACGGCCAGTCCATCGGCGGCACCTCCTACGGCCAGGGCCAGGTCTTCGGCAGCACCGTGGCGGGCCCCATCTGGCACGACGCCATGGGCGCCGCGCTGAACGGCGTCCCCTTCGGCTACTTCAACACCGTGCCGCTGCCGTCGGGGTCCTCCACGAACGGTCCCTGA